GGTGGTGGTGAGGGAGGAGGGGAGGTTGGGAAGAGGAGGAGGTTGGTGGATGATGGGGAGGGTAAGAATGGGAAGGAAAAGAAGTGGGATGGTAATGTGGGCATTGGTGGGAGGGTTCTGCGGTCGAGGAGTGTGGTGAATGGTGGGGGTGACAAGGGGGAGGGAGATGGTGGTGAGATGGAGGATGTGGGAGTTGTGGAGAAAAGGAAGAGGCAGAGGTTGGTTAAGGAGGGTGAGAATGTTGTTGACGGTGGTATTCAGAAGAAGGGGGATGGTAAAGTGCTGAATGCTGGCCGGGTTCTGCGGTCAAGGACTGTGGTGAATGGTGATTGTGATAAGGCGGAGAGCGGTGGTGATCAGGTGAAGAGTGATGGTAGTGAGGCGGAGAGTAATGGCGGTAAGGTGGAGAGTGGTAGTGGTAAGGCAGAGAGTGATGGTGTAAAGGCAGAGAGTGGTTGTGCGAAGGCAGAGAGTGATGTTGATAAGGCAGAGAGTGATGGTGGGAAGGCGGAGAGTGGTGGTGATGAGGCAGAGAGAGCTGCTATTAAGGCAGAGAGTAATGGTGATAAAGTGGAGAGTGATAGTGAAATGGATGAGCGTGAAAGTGTGGAAGTAGCTGAGTTTGGGAAGAATAGTAGGTTGGTTGGTAATGGTGGCGGTGTGGATAAAAAGCAGGTGAAGGAAACAGAGGTGGGTGGTAAAGCGCCAGTTGCTTGTCGGGTTCTGCGGTCACGGACTGTGGTGAATGGTGGGTGTATGGCAGAGAATGATGGTGCTCTGGTTCTTCCATGTAGACGGGATGATGGGTCTCAGAAGAATTTCCGTGATGTGATAAATGAAGGAGAGGATCAGTTGGTTACAGGGGTTACAAAGAAGTTGAAAGGTAAGCGTGGGAGACCACCCAAGGTTGAAAAAGAAGAAAGTGGGAGACCGGGTGATGGATTCAGGAAGTTGAAAGGTAAGCGTGGGAGACCTCAAGTTTCAGAAAAGGAAGAGAGTGATCTCTTGGATGGTCGGTTTAGAAAGAAGTTACGATCTGGGAAGAACAGTAGTGAGGTTTTGAAAGGAAATCTGGACAAGGAAGGAAATGTATACTTAAGAAGCAAATTGGGTTTGAAGTCACAAAGAGTGAAACCAAGTAAATTGACTAATGGTTCATATCTGGAAAGGAAGAGGATTGGGAAAGAATCGGATGTGAAGGCCTCTTCTCAAACTAAAAGGGATAAAAGAGGAAAAGGTTCAGAGAGTGTGGACAATGTGGACAGGGATGTACATAAAAAACAGAAACAGAAACAAAGCAGAGATAAACAACAGGAAAGCAAGTCGAAGGATGGCTTACGTGAGCTAAAACAGGCAGTGAGCGAAAAAATAGTTAAAATGATTCTGGCTGCAGGCTGGAAAATCGAACGTAGGCCGAGGAATGGCAAAGAGTACATGGATGCAGTGTACGTATGTCCAGCAGGAAAGACTCACTGGTCAGTAACCAAGGCTTACAATTCTCTTAAAATGAGTTGTGAAAATGTTGATCCAATGGCTTGCAAGAGCAGTTTTAAATTTACGCTGATACCACCAGAGGAACTCAGCATGCTACAGAGGGTCGGGAGCGACAAGAAGAAGAAGAAGAAGAAGGGAAAGGGTGGAGGACAGGGAAAAAATAATGCCAAGAAGAAGGCAAAGAATGGGGATACCTCTGATGGAGAGATTGAAGAGAAGAGGAGAAAGAAACTGGGTAAGTCACTGAAAGGAAAACATCTGCTTTTTGAGAAGGATGCATCAAAAAGCACAGTATGTGAGGGAAAGCTATGTTCGGTCCAGCATCACAAGCGGCAGAAGACTCAGAATAGAAAGCGATGTGCTTTGTTAGTTCGCAACTCTGAGAATGCAGATTCCGAAAATGATGGCTACATACCATATGATGGAAAGAGAACAGTACTTGCTTGGATGATTGACTTGGGAACCCTGTCACTTAATTCAAAGTTGAAGTACATGAACAAGAGGAAGAGACAAGTGCTGCTTGAGGGTAAAATTGCCAGAGATGGAATTCATTGTGGTTGCTGTGACGAAACCATCTCACTTTCAGAATTTGTAACTCATACTAGAAGTGATTACTCTGAGCCTCTTAGATATATACTTACAGACTCTGGATCTTCCCTTTTGCAATGCCTGCTAAACTCATGGAATAAACAGGAAGAGTCTGAATGCCGGGGATTCCACTCTGTAGAGGTTACTATGGAAGACCCAAATGATGATACTTGTGGGATCTGTGGAGACGGAGGAGATTTGATATGTTGTGATGGTTGTCCATCAACATTCCACAAAAGTTGCTTGGAGATAAAGGTATGTATTCACTGTCAGTTGGTTTTATATATTTTTCTATTGACAATACAAATAAATTATTTTGATCTGTGTCTATTCTGCCTCATAATGCCATTATAAATAGTGTAAAGGACTGGGCTTTCTGTTCACAGTTCACACTGTAATGTATGTAGCATCATTGAGGTGCCACTTTGTCTGATTGCTTGCTGGGATGTTTTGTTACAGAATGGGAAGTTTCACTCGTACTTTGATGACATTAATAAGATGTATACTCTGAGGCTAGAGTAACTTGTTTTTGGTTGTCATTCATTGCTCAAGTTATACCTTTCCATTCTAGTTGCTCTACAATAGCATATCAGAGAAGTACCCGGAATGGATTTATGTGTATATAGATTGGAGACTATTAATGTCTTAGCATCTATTCTTGTAGTTGAGAACTCTAATTCGTACCTTCTGCAGAAGTTCCCATCTGGTGACTGGCACTGTGTATACTGCTCATGCAAATTCTGTGGGATGTTTGATGAGAATATGTCTGAAAGGGATGGTAGTGAGGATGTAGCTGCGTCAGTATTACTTACCTGCCATTTGTGTGAGGAAAAATGTAGTCACTTTACCTCTCAGACCTTTTTCTCTGTGCTCGTTTTTCTTTCCTTTCATGTCTATTTGTATGTATTACCTAAAATAACTACTTTTGGCCATTTATAATAGCGAAGTTTTCTTTTTTCTTTTTAGATCATCAATGCTGTATTCAGGCAAAGGATGCTGTAAATGGTGATTCCAGCAGTCCATCCTTCTGTGCAAAGAATTGCCAAGAGGTATTACATTTGAGATCTATTTCTGGAACTTTAGTATGGTATTGCTTCGATCAGAACAAAAAAGTTTGGGCTTCCTTATATATGTAGTTCCTGCATGAATCTGTACGCTGTAACCTAACTTACTACTTGTCTTTCCTAATTTGCAAAAGGTGTTTGAATGATTTGATAGCTTATTTCTGAATGCGTGAATGGTAGGAAGATATCTGACCATATCTTTTGAAGTAACTACATTGCAGTATATATGTATATCAGAATGCTTATAGATGCATGCATGGTGTTAAACATTGATTTAATTAGAAATTCGGGCACTTGCAAATTTCAATGACCATTTTCAGCTTTTTAATGCGCTCGATGCCAAGATGTCAAATGAAGAAGTGAAACGGAAAAGTAAAACGACCAAGGTGTCAAATGGACATTTTGCAAACTTTTACTCCACCCTGAAGTTTTTAAGCTTATTTCCTTATTATCCTTTGTAAAAGAATGTTAAAGAGTTAACAACGGCATGCGGCGGGTTATGAGCTTTTACCAAATGTGGGACCCACATAATAGAAATTTCAAAAGATTATAATTTTTATGCCAGCATTTCTGAAGGCTGGCAGCTCCACCAGAGTGACTTGACTGACTTCAGCTCCCATTTCTTTTATTATTTCTTTTATTTTTTAACTTTACCCAGTTGCTACCTGAGATTGACGTCGGCTAGAGTTCATCCAAGTGATTCGTGTTTGATGTTTTGAGATGTATAATCAAAATTCGTGAGTTTTGTAGATTTTTTCTTCGAAGATATGTTAAGTCACTTCTGTAGCGTGGATGATCATATTCACATGCATGGATATGGATAACACAATTGTAATATAACCAGTTTTGGACTAATAGATAGATTTATAAAATTACTGTGTATCTTTTACTTGGAAGTGTAGGCTTGAATATAGGGTTGAAGTAAAAAAAATGTACATAATTACAGTGTGCATTGTTTATTTTCCAACTAGTAAACCTATGTCTTTATTTTTGTCTTGTTATTTATTTAATGAGAGAATTTCTTGTGATTTTCCTCTGCATATTGTGATCTCTGTCTATTGTGTTAACTGATAAGTTTTGTCATGCCAGCTATTTGAGAAACTGGAGAGCCTTCTCGGAGTTAGGCATGAAGTGGAAGAAGGGTTTTCATTGACTCTCCTTCGCCGATTTGATGTCGGTGATACACCACAGAAGGTTGATTGCAAATCAAAGCTAATTGAATGCAATGCCAAGCTGGCTGTTGCATTTTTAATTATGGATGAGTGTTTTCTGCCAATGGTTGACCACAGAAGTGGAGTCAATCTGATCCATAACATTCTTTATAATCGTGGGTAAGCATACTTTAATCTCTATTGTCTTTTCTGTTTGGGTGTTAAAATACTTTCGATTAATTTAGAATTGTTTGGATTT
The window above is part of the Fragaria vesca subsp. vesca linkage group LG2, FraVesHawaii_1.0, whole genome shotgun sequence genome. Proteins encoded here:
- the LOC101305340 gene encoding uncharacterized protein LOC101305340 → MEGLRSGRLKVEREKQTVGQENNGGDEPEFDDDKEKKVNGVVPIMGRVLRSRVVGNGGGEGGGEVGKRRRLVDDGEGKNGKEKKWDGNVGIGGRVLRSRSVVNGGGDKGEGDGGEMEDVGVVEKRKRQRLVKEGENVVDGGIQKKGDGKVLNAGRVLRSRTVVNGDCDKAESGGDQVKSDGSEAESNGGKVESGSGKAESDGVKAESGCAKAESDVDKAESDGGKAESGGDEAERAAIKAESNGDKVESDSEMDERESVEVAEFGKNSRLVGNGGGVDKKQVKETEVGGKAPVACRVLRSRTVVNGGCMAENDGALVLPCRRDDGSQKNFRDVINEGEDQLVTGVTKKLKGKRGRPPKVEKEESGRPGDGFRKLKGKRGRPQVSEKEESDLLDGRFRKKLRSGKNSSEVLKGNLDKEGNVYLRSKLGLKSQRVKPSKLTNGSYLERKRIGKESDVKASSQTKRDKRGKGSESVDNVDRDVHKKQKQKQSRDKQQESKSKDGLRELKQAVSEKIVKMILAAGWKIERRPRNGKEYMDAVYVCPAGKTHWSVTKAYNSLKMSCENVDPMACKSSFKFTLIPPEELSMLQRVGSDKKKKKKKGKGGGQGKNNAKKKAKNGDTSDGEIEEKRRKKLGKSLKGKHLLFEKDASKSTVCEGKLCSVQHHKRQKTQNRKRCALLVRNSENADSENDGYIPYDGKRTVLAWMIDLGTLSLNSKLKYMNKRKRQVLLEGKIARDGIHCGCCDETISLSEFVTHTRSDYSEPLRYILTDSGSSLLQCLLNSWNKQEESECRGFHSVEVTMEDPNDDTCGICGDGGDLICCDGCPSTFHKSCLEIKKFPSGDWHCVYCSCKFCGMFDENMSERDGSEDVAASVLLTCHLCEEKYHQCCIQAKDAVNGDSSSPSFCAKNCQELFEKLESLLGVRHEVEEGFSLTLLRRFDVGDTPQKVDCKSKLIECNAKLAVAFLIMDECFLPMVDHRSGVNLIHNILYNRGSNFNRLNYGSFFTAILERGDEIISAATIRIHGNYLAEMPFIGTRYMYRRQGMCRRLLSAIESALCSLKVERLVIPAISELTETWTSVFGFKSLEESSKQKMKNMNILVFPGVNILQKPLLNQLTETNESPVKGLSFADLKHDETLKDVVCNTDEGHLARSDGEAPAPCVHEGNDELAAVQSDTQNISSVSHDYLESKSNAIPIPTDSVCDVLELTKEINEYQNSANARALELVSKQNQPELFCDTAEGFLVGADIEATESFKHKANGELVAVESDTMLNCGVSDNNVEGETNTTAIRTGSISDAHEQTEDSQPVCGVSHDKPEENNTLTIHTGSITDAHQQTEEKIELQNSASVPDVEEVELGTEHNQHSMSKVERTSDLHSEGIDSHDKPEENNTLTIPTGPITDAHQQTEERTELQNSASVPDVEEVELGTEHNQHSMSKVERTSDLHSEGIDSGIEVLCALGEGTENRDSTPIIEDGIVKPLGPHDEEYFHPCTANNATELQNGSLVHESKVSGENIVGTDSEITSQISHDARDHKHHDSQHLQVEESISRPDQKMLETSEVENNHSCIQDATIVTEGVHPESVKCSARILTKTSKVASDEFHQAPPLSLEKEEDTTVLFGCSITCISGNGQDTHKVVSTPADNNSHPSCGANKSNGTSVAPGVDSTSCGTNIDSNGKSKAPAVDFTSNGDHVNTKSLLQSDFDSDVDNNSLRQPNSSNTCASGGVNSFGASEVTVLSNQGQAS